From Bacillus sp. Bos-x628, the proteins below share one genomic window:
- the dapF gene encoding diaminopimelate epimerase, translating to MTSFQFTKMHGLGNNYIYVNQIQEQLPEEQLSEIAIRVSSVYTGIGSDGMILICSSDVAPVKMRIFNNDGSEGKNCGNGLRCVAKYVYEHEIVKDTTFQIETLSGLVEATVHVQDGHVHLVTVDMGKPRFEKEAMPMLGEPGSTTINEPLDFGTATLNGTAVSMGNPHIVFYLEDIEKAPLDTLGPIIEKHETFPEGVNVEFVEIVSETELYFRVWERGSGITQACGTGACAATVSTIVNGHAKKETDVTVHLSGGDLIIRWQDNDHVLMTGPAETICDGRFYL from the coding sequence ATGACATCATTTCAATTTACGAAAATGCACGGACTAGGGAATAATTATATCTACGTTAATCAAATACAAGAACAACTTCCAGAAGAGCAACTATCAGAGATAGCAATCCGCGTGTCTTCAGTTTATACAGGGATCGGTTCAGACGGGATGATTCTCATTTGTTCATCAGACGTTGCGCCTGTAAAGATGCGCATTTTCAACAATGATGGATCAGAGGGAAAAAACTGCGGCAACGGACTTCGTTGTGTCGCAAAATATGTATATGAGCATGAGATTGTGAAAGACACTACGTTTCAGATTGAAACGTTATCAGGGCTCGTTGAAGCCACTGTACATGTACAGGATGGTCACGTTCATTTAGTCACAGTGGATATGGGGAAACCTCGTTTTGAAAAAGAAGCGATGCCAATGCTGGGGGAGCCGGGCAGTACAACGATCAATGAGCCGCTTGATTTTGGCACTGCGACTTTAAATGGAACGGCCGTTTCAATGGGAAACCCGCATATCGTTTTCTATTTAGAGGACATTGAGAAAGCTCCGCTCGATACACTTGGACCGATTATTGAAAAGCACGAGACGTTCCCAGAAGGCGTCAATGTGGAATTTGTGGAAATTGTCAGCGAAACTGAATTGTATTTTCGTGTATGGGAAAGAGGTTCAGGTATCACGCAAGCCTGCGGGACTGGCGCATGTGCAGCTACTGTATCGACGATTGTCAATGGACATGCGAAAAAAGAAACAGATGTGACCGTTCACTTATCGGGTGGAGACTTAATCATACGCTGGCAGGACAATGATCATGTGCTCATGACAGGACCTGCTGAAACCATTTGTGATGGTCGCTTCTATCTATAA
- a CDS encoding iron-sulfur cluster assembly accessory protein, which yields MSTPVTITEAAALQIKDMMKEHEEENAFLRVGVKGGGCSGLSYGMGFDHEKAEKDTQFEQHGIQVLVDSESLDIMKGTIIDFKQSLMGGGFTIDNPNAIASCGCGSSFRTATNTGTPEEC from the coding sequence ATGAGTACACCAGTTACGATTACAGAAGCTGCTGCGTTGCAGATTAAAGATATGATGAAAGAACATGAAGAAGAAAATGCATTCCTTCGAGTGGGCGTAAAAGGCGGCGGTTGCAGCGGTCTTTCATACGGGATGGGGTTTGACCACGAAAAAGCCGAAAAAGATACACAGTTTGAACAGCACGGCATTCAAGTCCTCGTCGACTCCGAAAGTCTTGATATCATGAAAGGAACCATCATTGATTTCAAACAATCATTAATGGGCGGCGGCTTCACCATCGATAACCCGAACGCCATTGCGTCATGCGGCTGCGGTTCTTCTTTTAGAACAGCCACGAATACCGGTACGCCGGAAGAGTGTTAA
- a CDS encoding DUF2268 domain-containing protein codes for MKIMIENTVDQYEKLFSMQHNKEHFFRYTMMKPFEKMWNMINVPLKAKQQNGYDVIMATNMLGYLDISDTQTGRQALKRLQEIQALQIVDITLHHCMDFTKKHNLHINADELRFCLYIADPKKLELQKKYCGFGGIPGFIQVVLYPTPYNIQRIPALIAHEFHHNIRFSYFEWDYGNVTVGDYLIIEGLAESFAKELYGEHLLGPWVTSFDKQDLEYSNEVIKDALHTKGFAEVSSYMFGDTIAKEQGYQPVRLSAFAGYAVGYQAVHSFMKTNNVGIEEATLLGTEEILRNCELFST; via the coding sequence ATGAAGATTATGATTGAAAATACAGTTGATCAATATGAAAAGTTATTTTCAATGCAACACAATAAAGAACATTTTTTTCGATACACAATGATGAAACCTTTTGAAAAGATGTGGAATATGATAAACGTTCCGTTAAAAGCTAAACAGCAAAATGGCTATGATGTCATAATGGCAACCAATATGCTCGGGTATCTTGATATATCAGATACACAAACTGGGCGACAGGCATTAAAAAGATTACAAGAAATTCAAGCTCTTCAAATCGTGGATATCACCTTGCATCATTGTATGGATTTTACAAAAAAGCACAACCTTCATATAAATGCTGATGAGTTGAGATTTTGCCTATATATAGCTGATCCGAAGAAGCTTGAACTGCAAAAAAAATATTGTGGTTTTGGAGGAATTCCTGGCTTTATTCAAGTAGTATTATATCCAACTCCTTATAATATCCAACGAATTCCTGCTCTCATTGCACATGAATTCCATCATAATATCCGCTTTTCATATTTTGAATGGGATTACGGAAACGTGACAGTTGGAGATTACTTAATTATAGAGGGTTTAGCTGAATCATTTGCAAAAGAACTTTATGGTGAACACCTTTTAGGACCTTGGGTCACTTCTTTTGATAAACAGGACTTAGAATATTCAAATGAAGTGATAAAAGACGCTTTACATACGAAAGGGTTTGCTGAGGTCAGTAGTTATATGTTTGGTGATACCATTGCCAAAGAACAAGGCTATCAACCTGTCAGATTATCAGCCTTTGCAGGTTATGCAGTAGGCTATCAAGCTGTACATTCTTTCATGAAAACCAATAACGTAGGGATTGAAGAAGCTACCTTACTTGGTACAGAAGAAATACTAAGAAATTGCGAGCTTTTTTCTACTTAA
- a CDS encoding MerR family transcriptional regulator, whose product MKVKEVAELFGISIRTLHHYDQIGLLIPKEVSDNRYRLYSEENLETLQQILFFRELGFPLKEIKKMMHSPSFNKEEAFTLQRKMLIEKRNKFDKMIENIDKTLQHLTGETKFTYKERFEIMNMKFNQFEEEARRRWGNQTIDEVSSKLKDLSKEEQIDLSNSWDRIFNKLASLRNHSPQSKAVQVAIKEWYDLLNKNFNHYSFDAFHGLGQLYIQDERFTKNIDRYGEGLASFMSEAMKVFTTLHKRGHSNEDYD is encoded by the coding sequence ATGAAAGTAAAAGAAGTTGCTGAATTGTTCGGTATTAGCATTCGTACACTTCATCATTACGACCAGATTGGTTTATTGATTCCAAAAGAAGTCTCTGATAATCGTTATCGGCTCTATTCAGAAGAAAACCTTGAAACATTACAACAGATATTATTTTTCAGAGAACTTGGATTTCCCTTGAAGGAAATCAAAAAGATGATGCATAGCCCTTCTTTTAACAAGGAAGAAGCTTTTACCTTACAAAGAAAAATGTTAATAGAGAAACGAAATAAATTCGATAAAATGATTGAAAATATTGATAAGACGCTACAGCATTTGACGGGAGAAACTAAATTCACCTATAAAGAAAGGTTCGAGATTATGAACATGAAATTTAATCAATTTGAAGAAGAAGCTCGTCGGCGTTGGGGAAATCAAACTATTGATGAAGTAAGCTCAAAACTAAAGGATTTGTCTAAAGAGGAACAAATTGACTTATCCAATAGCTGGGATAGGATATTTAATAAACTAGCCTCCCTTCGCAATCATTCTCCTCAATCCAAAGCGGTACAAGTCGCAATCAAAGAATGGTATGACTTATTAAACAAAAACTTTAATCACTACTCTTTTGATGCATTTCACGGATTAGGCCAACTCTATATTCAAGATGAACGTTTTACAAAGAATATAGATCGATATGGCGAAGGCTTGGCTTCATTTATGAGCGAAGCGATGAAAGTCTTTACTACTCTTCATAAAAGGGGGCATAGCAATGAAGATTATGATTGA
- the yumC gene encoding ferredoxin--NADP reductase 2 has protein sequence MQEDSKVYDITVIGGGPVGLFTAFYGGMRQASVKIIESLPQLGGQLSALYPEKYIYDVAGFPKIRAQELIDHLKEQMDKFDQTICLEQAVESVEKQADGIFQLVTNKEVHYSKTIIITAGNGAFQPRKLELERAEAFEGSNLHYFINDLNQFAGRRVAVLGGGDSAVDWALMLEPIAKEVSIIHRRDKFRAHEHSVENLHNSKVNVLTPFVPTELIGEDRIEQIVLEEVKGDRKQVLDVDDVIVNFGFVSSLGPIKQWGLEIEKNSIVVKSTMETNIEGLFAAGDICTYEGKVKLIASGFGEAPTAVNNAKAYMDPKARVQPLHSTSLFENK, from the coding sequence ATGCAAGAAGATTCTAAGGTATATGATATTACCGTGATCGGGGGCGGTCCAGTTGGATTGTTTACCGCTTTTTACGGGGGTATGAGACAGGCAAGTGTGAAAATTATCGAAAGTCTGCCTCAACTCGGCGGGCAGCTATCTGCTCTTTACCCTGAAAAATACATTTATGATGTGGCAGGATTTCCAAAAATCCGCGCACAAGAATTAATTGATCACTTAAAAGAACAAATGGATAAATTTGATCAAACCATTTGCTTAGAACAAGCAGTTGAATCGGTTGAAAAACAAGCTGACGGTATCTTTCAGCTTGTGACGAACAAAGAGGTTCATTATTCTAAAACGATCATTATTACAGCTGGTAACGGTGCATTCCAACCGAGAAAGCTAGAGCTTGAAAGAGCAGAAGCGTTTGAAGGAAGTAACCTCCATTATTTTATCAACGATTTGAACCAATTTGCAGGCAGACGTGTGGCTGTTCTTGGCGGCGGAGACTCTGCGGTTGACTGGGCACTCATGCTTGAACCAATTGCAAAAGAAGTATCTATTATTCACCGCCGTGATAAATTCCGTGCGCATGAGCACAGTGTAGAAAACCTGCACAACTCTAAAGTCAATGTGCTGACACCATTTGTACCTACTGAACTCATTGGTGAAGACCGCATTGAACAGATCGTGCTCGAAGAGGTAAAAGGCGACCGCAAACAAGTCCTTGATGTAGATGACGTCATCGTCAACTTCGGTTTCGTTTCTTCCCTTGGACCAATTAAGCAATGGGGCCTTGAAATTGAAAAGAACTCAATCGTCGTCAAATCCACAATGGAAACAAATATTGAAGGCTTATTTGCAGCAGGAGACATTTGTACGTATGAAGGAAAAGTCAAACTGATCGCAAGCGGATTCGGTGAAGCTCCAACTGCGGTGAACAATGCAAAAGCATACATGGATCCGAAAGCCCGTGTACAGCCTCTTCACTCCACAAGCCTATTTGAAAACAAATAA
- a CDS encoding NAD(P)/FAD-dependent oxidoreductase: MPVNKPKIVILGAGYGGLMTVTRLTKKLGTNDADITLVNKHNYHYETTWLHEASAGTLHHDRCRYQIKDVINSSRVNFVQATVQSIDKEAKKVVTSNGELSYDYLVVALGAVPETFGIAGLKEYAFSISNINSARQLREHIELQFATYNNEAEKRPERLTIVVGGAGFTGIEFLGELANRVPELCKEYDIDQKDVRIICVEAAPTALPGFDPELIDYAVNYLESKGVEFKIGTAIKECTKEGIIVGKDDDTEEIKAGTVVWAAGVRGNPIVEEAGFENMRGRVKVSPDLRVPDHDDVFIIGDCSLIINEEINRPYPPTAQIAMQQGETVAKNLAALVKNGTLESFKPDIKGTVASLGEHNAVGVAFGKKLQGTKASAMKKIIDNRSLFMVGGPGLVLKKGKFKFF, from the coding sequence ATTCCAGTGAATAAACCGAAAATCGTTATATTAGGTGCAGGTTATGGCGGATTAATGACAGTGACAAGACTAACTAAAAAGCTTGGCACAAATGATGCGGACATTACCCTTGTAAACAAGCATAATTACCATTACGAGACAACTTGGCTACATGAAGCAAGTGCAGGTACACTTCATCATGATCGTTGTCGTTATCAAATCAAAGATGTCATTAACAGTTCCCGCGTCAATTTTGTACAAGCAACAGTTCAAAGCATTGATAAAGAGGCTAAGAAAGTTGTGACATCAAATGGCGAACTTTCATACGACTACCTTGTTGTAGCGCTTGGTGCTGTTCCTGAAACATTTGGTATTGCTGGGCTAAAAGAGTATGCATTCTCTATTTCTAACATTAACTCTGCTCGTCAGCTTCGTGAGCACATTGAGCTTCAATTTGCCACATACAATAATGAAGCTGAAAAACGCCCAGAACGTTTGACAATCGTTGTTGGTGGTGCTGGCTTTACAGGAATTGAATTCCTAGGTGAGCTTGCAAATCGTGTTCCTGAGCTTTGCAAAGAGTACGACATTGATCAAAAAGACGTTCGTATTATCTGTGTAGAAGCTGCGCCGACAGCTCTTCCAGGGTTTGATCCAGAATTGATTGACTATGCAGTGAACTACCTTGAAAGTAAAGGTGTTGAGTTCAAAATCGGCACAGCAATCAAAGAGTGCACGAAAGAAGGAATTATTGTTGGGAAAGATGATGATACAGAAGAAATCAAAGCTGGTACTGTTGTTTGGGCTGCAGGTGTACGAGGTAATCCAATTGTTGAAGAAGCTGGATTTGAGAATATGCGTGGTCGCGTAAAAGTATCTCCAGACCTTCGTGTACCTGACCATGATGATGTCTTCATCATTGGTGACTGTTCATTAATCATTAATGAAGAAATCAATCGTCCATACCCGCCAACAGCGCAAATTGCAATGCAACAAGGGGAAACGGTTGCGAAAAACTTGGCAGCGCTAGTGAAAAACGGTACGCTTGAGAGCTTTAAGCCAGACATCAAAGGAACAGTTGCTTCTCTTGGTGAACACAACGCAGTAGGTGTTGCATTCGGCAAGAAGTTGCAAGGTACGAAAGCTTCTGCCATGAAGAAAATCATCGACAACCGATCTTTATTCATGGTTGGCGGACCCGGACTTGTTCTGAAAAAAGGTAAATTCAAATTCTTCTAA
- a CDS encoding YuiA family protein: MKTQTKEKQSTCQYCSGKGYFQLLLGGSETCEECKGTGKKYR; encoded by the coding sequence ATGAAAACACAAACAAAAGAAAAGCAGTCCACCTGTCAATATTGTTCAGGGAAAGGGTATTTTCAGCTATTGCTCGGCGGATCTGAAACATGTGAGGAATGTAAAGGGACAGGAAAGAAGTATCGGTAA
- a CDS encoding YuiB family protein: MISLPVVIISVILFFVLFFGIGFLLNMLLRMSWIMAILYPIVCLFIINNEKMITYVREPGIAFSGIWERIISLAAADIIILFSGLIGAIASGFVINALRKRGYQMF; encoded by the coding sequence GTGATCAGTTTACCGGTGGTCATTATTTCAGTTATTTTATTTTTCGTGCTATTCTTTGGTATTGGCTTTTTGCTGAATATGTTGCTTAGAATGTCATGGATAATGGCAATTTTATATCCAATTGTATGCCTTTTCATTATTAATAATGAAAAAATGATTACATATGTAAGAGAGCCTGGCATTGCCTTTTCAGGTATATGGGAACGTATAATATCACTCGCTGCAGCAGATATTATCATTTTATTCAGCGGCCTTATTGGAGCAATTGCATCCGGATTTGTTATCAATGCCCTTCGAAAAAGAGGTTATCAAATGTTTTAA
- a CDS encoding 3D domain-containing protein gives MKTWIKRMLMTALFILALMTSFTGISGVEPSDLAAWMNETDAVKQVSSFFHDKSKQTMAVKSDDLRAVSLEEAFNWNEYPKQKVVATGYTAGVESTGKTKEHHAYGITYSGVKVKRDLYSTVAADPAVFPIGTVLFIPNYGYGVVADTGKAIKGHKLDLYYETVDDVYREWGKKVLDVYIIKKGDGTLTEKELNQLNEAESMQVFRQQFQANKE, from the coding sequence ATGAAAACATGGATAAAACGAATGCTCATGACAGCCTTGTTCATCCTTGCGCTCATGACAAGCTTTACGGGCATATCAGGAGTAGAGCCAAGTGATCTGGCAGCGTGGATGAATGAAACGGATGCTGTCAAGCAGGTATCTTCTTTTTTTCATGATAAAAGTAAACAGACAATGGCAGTGAAAAGTGATGATTTACGAGCTGTTTCTCTTGAAGAAGCCTTTAACTGGAATGAATATCCGAAGCAAAAGGTCGTTGCTACGGGTTATACAGCTGGCGTGGAATCAACAGGCAAGACGAAGGAACATCATGCATACGGCATTACATATTCAGGAGTAAAGGTAAAACGCGATTTATATTCAACAGTGGCCGCTGATCCAGCTGTCTTTCCAATTGGTACAGTGCTGTTTATACCAAACTATGGCTACGGTGTGGTAGCCGATACCGGCAAGGCCATTAAAGGTCATAAGCTTGATTTATATTATGAAACCGTTGATGATGTGTATAGAGAATGGGGTAAAAAAGTGCTGGACGTGTATATCATCAAAAAGGGAGACGGCACTTTAACGGAAAAAGAATTAAATCAGTTAAATGAAGCTGAATCTATGCAAGTATTTCGTCAACAATTTCAAGCAAATAAAGAATAG
- a CDS encoding divergent PAP2 family protein, which yields MSVLTNFPLLASLAAIFFAQFVKVPIQFIISRRLDWSLITSTGGMPSSHSAAVTALSTAVALEHGLGTSIFAISAIFAIITMFDATGVRRQAGEQATVLNKLVTDFNHFVVEAKNFPSAEEKEKQKKLKELLGHKPIEVFFGGLTGILLTLILDYYLM from the coding sequence ATGAGCGTACTAACGAATTTTCCGCTGCTTGCCAGCCTTGCAGCCATCTTTTTTGCACAATTTGTAAAAGTACCTATTCAATTTATCATTTCTAGACGACTAGATTGGTCGCTCATTACAAGCACAGGCGGAATGCCAAGTTCACACTCCGCAGCAGTGACAGCACTCTCAACAGCAGTTGCTTTAGAGCACGGGCTAGGAACATCTATTTTTGCCATTTCCGCCATATTTGCTATTATTACAATGTTTGATGCGACAGGTGTTCGCAGACAGGCAGGAGAGCAAGCCACTGTTCTCAACAAACTGGTGACAGACTTTAACCATTTTGTAGTAGAAGCAAAGAATTTTCCAAGTGCAGAAGAAAAAGAGAAACAAAAGAAATTGAAAGAGCTGCTTGGGCATAAGCCGATAGAAGTATTCTTCGGGGGCTTGACAGGCATCTTGCTTACACTCATCTTAGATTATTACTTGATGTAG
- a CDS encoding leucyl aminopeptidase → MFFSTNELQHKDTLAIGLFQKSQLSGKAKEMDELLEGRITELLKEGDISSKRNQLSKFFPSPETGIKRIYFVGLGKESDYTFEEAKEVFAHLFKKLHQDKKQAVSVLLDTFIGKDLPVNDAAHALSESCLLATYELQDFKYKTNEPDRFIEFVYVTTEHDVAEIQASLKVGEVYGQSVNSARTLVNMPPNMLTSSDLASYAAELAYKYEFEIEILDKEQMEELGMGGILAVNRGSTEPPKLIVLKYQGKEEWTDVIGLVGKGITYDTGGYSLKPRASMVGMKTDMGGAASVLGAMEMIGELRPEQNVIAVIASTDNMISADAMKPDDVIVSLSGKTIEVLNTDAEGRLVLADGITYAKQHGASVLVDVATLTGGIIVALGNETTGVMTNSPELYAQFKDASEECGEMIWQLPITEKDKKRVRNSKMADLNNSPGRDGHAIMAGAFLGEFAEDTPWIHLDIAGTATTEKSSCFGPTGATGVMVRSIATFVERFEAKE, encoded by the coding sequence ATGTTTTTCTCAACAAATGAGTTGCAACATAAAGATACACTGGCCATTGGACTTTTCCAAAAGAGCCAATTATCAGGAAAAGCAAAAGAAATGGATGAGTTACTTGAAGGAAGAATTACTGAATTATTAAAAGAAGGCGATATTTCCTCAAAACGAAACCAGCTTTCTAAATTCTTCCCATCACCTGAAACAGGCATCAAACGCATTTATTTTGTCGGTCTTGGGAAAGAATCAGATTATACGTTTGAAGAGGCAAAAGAAGTCTTTGCGCACTTATTTAAAAAGCTCCATCAGGATAAGAAACAAGCAGTTTCTGTCTTACTTGATACGTTTATTGGGAAGGATTTGCCTGTTAATGATGCAGCACATGCCCTTTCTGAAAGCTGTCTGCTCGCTACATATGAATTACAAGATTTTAAATATAAAACAAATGAACCTGATCGTTTTATCGAATTTGTCTATGTAACAACAGAACACGATGTTGCTGAAATTCAGGCTAGCCTGAAAGTAGGCGAAGTGTATGGGCAATCTGTCAATTCGGCTCGTACACTTGTGAATATGCCGCCCAATATGCTGACATCCTCTGATCTTGCCTCCTATGCGGCAGAGCTTGCTTATAAATATGAATTCGAGATTGAAATTTTGGACAAAGAACAAATGGAAGAGCTCGGTATGGGCGGGATTCTAGCCGTCAATAGAGGCTCAACAGAACCGCCAAAATTGATCGTCCTGAAATATCAAGGCAAGGAAGAATGGACAGATGTGATCGGACTGGTTGGAAAAGGGATCACTTATGATACAGGTGGATATTCGTTAAAACCAAGAGCAAGTATGGTGGGAATGAAAACAGATATGGGTGGAGCCGCTTCTGTTTTAGGAGCGATGGAAATGATCGGTGAGCTTCGTCCAGAGCAAAATGTGATTGCTGTCATTGCTTCGACAGATAATATGATATCAGCAGATGCGATGAAGCCTGATGATGTCATTGTGTCACTTAGTGGAAAAACCATTGAAGTGCTGAATACAGATGCAGAAGGAAGGCTGGTGTTAGCAGATGGGATTACGTATGCGAAGCAGCACGGCGCATCTGTGCTTGTTGATGTGGCTACATTAACAGGCGGCATAATCGTTGCACTTGGAAATGAGACAACAGGGGTCATGACAAATAGCCCTGAACTCTACGCACAATTTAAAGATGCATCAGAAGAATGCGGAGAGATGATTTGGCAACTGCCAATTACAGAAAAAGATAAAAAACGCGTACGAAATAGCAAAATGGCTGACCTCAATAACTCACCTGGTCGTGATGGTCATGCGATCATGGCAGGTGCTTTCCTTGGCGAATTTGCTGAGGACACACCATGGATTCACTTAGACATTGCGGGTACAGCAACAACGGAAAAATCTTCATGCTTCGGTCCAACAGGCGCAACAGGCGTAATGGTGAGATCAATAGCGACATTTGTAGAAAGATTTGAAGCTAAGGAATAA
- a CDS encoding Na+/H+ antiporter family protein translates to MNAVVLAVVLMLILSLLRVNVVIALALGALAGGLAGGLGLGGTIEAFTDGLGGNATVAISYALLGAFAAALTKTGLPDAMVEGAVKLLGKEGDTRRKTLSKVLIILVILIVSCFSQNVVPVHIAFIPVLIPPLLKVFNELQIDRRLLACVITFGLTAPYILLPVGFGQIFHGMLRDNMKDAGLTVHLADIPYAMLIPVTGMVLGLIVSLFVYRKPKVYEDRDITDVEKSAYTKKSLFCAVLAILVSLIVQLYLSQSLGVEGMIFGALAGLIILFVTGMMKRDEADELITSGMNMMAFIGFVMLVAAGFANVLTKTGGIETLVKASSHVIGNNQSLAAILMLLVGLLVTMGIGSSFATIPIITTIFVPLCLHLGFSPMATIAIIGSAAAVGDAGSPASDSTLGPTSGLNMDGQHHHIWGTCVPTFIYYNIPLVLFGWLAALIL, encoded by the coding sequence ATGAATGCAGTGGTTTTAGCGGTTGTTTTGATGTTGATATTAAGTTTGCTACGGGTCAACGTGGTGATTGCGCTGGCGCTTGGTGCATTAGCAGGTGGGCTTGCAGGCGGATTAGGTCTTGGAGGGACGATTGAAGCATTTACAGACGGTCTTGGAGGGAATGCGACAGTAGCTATTAGTTATGCGCTTTTAGGTGCATTTGCAGCTGCGCTGACGAAAACGGGTCTTCCGGATGCAATGGTGGAAGGGGCAGTAAAGCTCCTTGGAAAAGAAGGCGACACAAGAAGAAAAACGCTATCAAAAGTGCTCATTATTCTAGTCATCTTGATCGTATCGTGTTTTTCACAAAATGTTGTTCCTGTTCACATTGCATTTATACCGGTCTTGATTCCACCATTATTAAAAGTGTTTAATGAACTTCAAATTGACCGCAGATTGCTAGCATGTGTCATAACCTTCGGACTTACTGCACCATATATTTTGCTTCCAGTTGGTTTCGGACAAATTTTCCATGGGATGCTTCGTGACAACATGAAAGATGCTGGATTGACTGTTCATTTAGCAGATATTCCGTATGCGATGCTCATTCCTGTCACAGGCATGGTTCTTGGATTAATCGTCTCACTTTTTGTCTATCGTAAGCCAAAAGTATATGAGGATCGTGATATTACGGATGTAGAGAAATCAGCTTATACGAAAAAAAGTCTTTTCTGTGCGGTTCTTGCCATCCTTGTCTCGCTCATCGTCCAGCTTTATTTATCGCAAAGCCTTGGAGTTGAAGGTATGATCTTCGGCGCACTGGCAGGACTTATTATCCTGTTTGTCACTGGAATGATGAAGCGAGATGAAGCTGATGAACTGATTACATCTGGAATGAACATGATGGCTTTTATCGGTTTTGTCATGCTTGTTGCGGCTGGATTTGCGAACGTATTAACGAAGACAGGAGGCATTGAGACTCTTGTCAAAGCTTCCTCTCATGTTATAGGAAACAATCAGAGTTTAGCTGCAATCTTGATGCTTTTGGTTGGCTTGCTTGTGACAATGGGCATTGGGTCATCCTTTGCGACGATTCCAATTATTACGACCATCTTTGTTCCACTTTGTTTACACTTAGGATTTAGTCCGATGGCCACCATTGCGATCATTGGTTCAGCTGCGGCTGTAGGTGATGCGGGATCACCTGCAAGTGATAGTACCCTTGGACCGACGTCTGGGCTGAATATGGATGGACAGCATCACCATATCTGGGGTACCTGTGTGCCTACATTTATCTATTATAATATTCCGCTTGTCTTGTTTGGCTGGCTTGCGGCACTTATTCTGTAA
- a CDS encoding biotin transporter BioY: MQKKTKTADFVLVGMFAALMAIGANITAIVPFLQVSGIPLTMQPFFCVLAGLLLGRRLGALAMIVYALVGIAGAPVFAQFSAGFGVILGKSGGFILSYIPAAWLSGFILEKRKKPGFPSFFLAAIAGTTIMYVIGTTYTYLALNIWLNAPISYQTTWFFMVWFMVKDYAFTLLLAMLAPKINRSVSKATSLRKEQTAS, translated from the coding sequence ATGCAAAAGAAGACAAAAACCGCTGACTTTGTGCTAGTTGGAATGTTTGCTGCACTGATGGCAATTGGTGCAAATATCACAGCGATTGTACCCTTTTTACAGGTTAGCGGTATTCCATTAACGATGCAGCCATTTTTTTGTGTGCTTGCAGGTCTATTACTTGGCAGACGGCTTGGCGCATTAGCAATGATTGTTTATGCCTTAGTTGGCATCGCTGGTGCACCTGTATTCGCACAATTTTCAGCAGGCTTTGGGGTCATTTTAGGCAAAAGCGGTGGCTTTATTTTATCGTATATTCCTGCCGCATGGCTTTCCGGATTCATTCTTGAAAAGAGAAAAAAACCTGGATTTCCAAGCTTTTTTCTTGCTGCTATTGCTGGAACCACCATTATGTATGTGATTGGGACAACTTATACGTACTTGGCGTTAAATATCTGGCTCAATGCACCTATTTCCTATCAAACAACGTGGTTTTTTATGGTCTGGTTTATGGTGAAAGATTATGCCTTTACCCTGCTACTTGCGATGCTGGCACCTAAAATTAATCGTTCTGTCTCAAAAGCCACATCCTTGCGAAAAGAACAGACCGCTTCATAA